The nucleotide window TATTTATAAACAGTACAAACACTTAAGTAATACCCGCAGGTAAAATATCAACAGGCTCCAATACCAAGTAAAAGAGTCCTGGAACCTTTTATAGCTCAGAGTTTCCTTAACTCTGAAATACACCCTGGTGTGAGGACAAACAATGCCGAAAGTTTCTGGGAACAATATACCATTTGGTTCTGCTACCTTGATCAACATCTTGCTAATTGCCAGCATCACCCAGGTAAGAGAGTCTCCAGCAAGTATAAATGAAGATTTATACCCTTACTCTGCCTCGTTTTCAGGTAGGGATGAAGACGATAAAGATGGGATGGTGCAAGCGAGCTTTGTTTCGCCATTGTTAGAAGTACAACTGACTGATTGGGTGTTTCAAGCATGGCAATCTTTAACAGAAAACTACCGTTATATTCGAGTATATTCAGATCTCAGACATTGGGAAGATAGAGTTTTTACTCGCTATGAGTTTGCAGCTAGATTAAATACCCGTTTGGAAAAGATTCATGAATCGATCGCATTGGCTGGTGAAGGAGTTACAGAAGATGATTTAACCACTATGCGGCGATTGGAAGATGAATTTGCGGCAGAACTTGGGATTTTGCGCCGAGGAGTAGACAGCTTAGAAGCTGGCACAACAAGATTAGAAGCTCCGCATTTCACCGGAGGTTTCAGATTTTAGATTTCTTTCTTTAAATTTTCGGTTAATGCCGAGCCGACGAGAAACCGGGTTTCTTTGTCGGTGCGATCGCTTGCTTAAATTCACCGCACTATTATAGTAACATTCTGCGCCAAATAATATGAATTACCTAAATGTTGGTTACAGATGTAGGGGCGATTCATGAATTGCCCCTACAGCAGAGATTGTTCATTTGTAGCAGCAATAAATTCAAACGATATAATATAGTCAATATACATAGTTAAAATTATAAATGACCCGCTTTCCACACGACCAATTTGCCAAAGACTACCTCAAAGAATTATTAACTCCATTAGGACAAGTACAAACCAGCCGCAATATCGCCGGAGAAGTGCGAGAAATCGATGTATGGTTTACGCCATCATCAACACTAACAAGCGAAGCACAAGCCTTGGGGTTATTAGGGAGATTTGCTACAACTCCCTCAATATTTGAACCATTTCGTAATGCAGTCACAAGCAGCCAAGTTCGCAGTTGTATAAGTAAACTATTTGACGTTCATGCAGATATAGAACGTCAGGCGAAACGAGAAAATACTCGTCTTAACGAATCGGAATTACCTAAATTATGGATTTTAACTCCCACCGCATCACCACTTTTATTAGATGAGTTTAGAGCAATTAACGACCGAGAAAGCTGGCTACCAGGAGTTTATTTTTTAGGAGAGGGTTTGAAAACAGCAATAGTAGCCATTCATCAGTTACCCCGCACCCCAGAAACACTGTGGCTGAGAATTCTTGGTAAGGGAAAAGTGCAAAAACAAGCTATTAACGAATTGACGGCACTGCCAGAAGATAACCCATTGCGAATAAATGCGCTAGAGTTATTATATAGCCTGCGCGTTACCTTAGAAGCCAATCAAAATTTAGATTCAGAGGATAGGGAGTTAATTATGGAATTATCACCACTTTATTTAGAAAGGCTGGATGCAGCTGTACAGTCAGGGGTGGAACTAGGAATCGAACAAGGAATCGAACAAGGTATTCAACAAGGTATTCAAAGAGGAATACAGCAAGGTATTCAAAGAGGAATACAGCAAGGGGAACGCCTTGTTGTGGAAAATATGCTGCGAGTTCGCTTTGGTGTTTTGGATGATGAACTGAGGTCAATTATCGAACCGTTGTTGGAATTGCCACCAGAAGAGTTTACCCAATTGCTGATGCAATTATCGCGAAATGAATTGTTAGATGGGTTTAGAAGATAAAGTTTGCGCGATCGGTATTTCAGAAACTCGGTTTCTCTCAACCTTGAACAGGACGGACGATCGCAGGAGAGGGTTTCTTTTCCTGAAAAATTGCATTGAGTGCTTGCTCTAAAGTTTCTGCCATCACGATGCGGTTTTGGTAAGCGACAATTACCCTTGCTAATATCGGCAAACTATTTTCTGTTGCTTCCAGATAAAGGGGTTCGACATAAAGCAAAGATCGCTCAATCGGAATCACCAAAAGATTTCCTTGCAGCGCACGCGAACCTTCGCGATTCCAGAGCGAAATTTGCTGGGAAATTACCGGATCTTGGTTAATCAACGCTTCAATCTGCTCAATTCCGTAGACCAGTTCCTGTTTGGGAAACTGGTAAAGCAATAACTTACCGTAGTTTTCTCCATCTGAACGTGCTGCTAACCAGGCAATTAAGTTGGGGCGTTGCGTGGGTGTAAACGGAAGCAGCAGAATAAATTCTTCTGTTGCTTCCGTTGGCAATTTCATAATTAAGTAATAGGGTTCTACCAGTTTCGGTTTATTGCCATAAATCTCGGTGGGAAGTTGCCACTGATCTTCTCGGTTGTAGAAGACTTGCGGATCGGTCATGTGGTAAGTCAGCAATCGTTCGGATTGGATGCTGTAAAAATCGACTGGATACCGAATATGATTAACCAGAGCAACTGGCATTTCGCTCAACGGTTTTAATAGTTCTGGAAAGATAGTTTTCCAAGAGTTAATAATTGGATCTTGAAGATCGGCAATGTAGAAAAATACACTGCCATTATAGGCATCAATAACGACTTTGACAGAATTGCGTATGTAGTTGAATTTGTCTTCACCTGGATCGGAATAAGGGTAGCGATCGCTTGTGGTATAGGCATCGACAATCCAATACAAATAATTGGTTGATGCTGATGAATCTATATTGTTTAAATTCGCATTTGCAACTACAAGATAAGGGTCGCTGTCATAGCGCAAAAAGGGAGCGATCGTCCTAATTCGCTGGTTAATGTCACGGCGGAATAGCACTTTAGTTTCAGGCGTAAAGTTGCTGGTCAAAAGCATTTGCCAATCCCGCAAGTACTCGGCAAACAGCAACCGCCGCCACCAGCTGCTAATTGCGATCCCACCCCGTCCATCATAGGTGTTATACACATTTTCATCGCCACTCGGATAGTCCAACTCCTTAACTTTGGTTGGAGCTATGACATAAGTGTTAGCGATTTCGCCATAATAAATCCTCGGACGCTTGATGGGAATGCTGGCGCGAATTCGCTCGCTGGAAGTCTGCAAAGTACCGCCGTCCTTAGTGGCGTCGGGGCTGCTAATATTATTAACAAAGTAGTCTGGTAAACCCCCAGGCCCAACGGTATTGACAGGCGAGACGGTAAAGCCATATCCGTGAGTATAAATTAAGTGTTTGTTCACCCAAGTTTGGGCTTGTTGGGGTACAGCGCTGTAGTCTAACTCCCGTGCTGCTAAAATCACTTGTCGCTTTTCTGTATCTTCCTCTTTCACTATTCGCTTATCGGTGTCTTTTTTTAGGGCGTAGCGGTCAATGTCGGCGTTGGCAAATTTGTAATAAAGGCGGATTTGTTGCAGTTGGCGATTGGTTTGCAGTAGCGGACGGGTATCCCAAAGACGAATATTGTTAATAGTGAGGTTGTTCGCCTGGATATCTTTATAATTAAGTTGTCCTTGCGGGTCAAAAGTTCTGACTTCAATATCTTCTAAACCAAATGCCTGACGGGTGAGGGCAATGCTGCGCTGTATGTAAGAGCGTTCCACGGCTAATTCGTTTGGTTGAACGATTAAGCGTTGTACTGCTGGAGGAAGTAAAAGGGAAAAAGTAAAAAGGCAAAAGATAAAGAAAACAGGCAAAAATTTATTCAATTTCCCGAACCACTGCTTCTTTGTTTGGAACCAGAAAACAGTTTGCCACAGGAGTGAAATCGCGATCGCCAATGCTAGAAAACTTAACCCGGTATAGACTGGTAACTGAGTTGTTACATCTGTGTAGCCAGCGCCATAGCTAACTCCGCGAGTGGAATAAAGCAGTTCGTAGCGGCTCAGCCAATAACTGAGAGCCACACTCAGCATAAAGGCACTGCCCAGTCCGTATAAGTGGCGCTGCTGTGGCTGACTAAAACCTATAAAAATTCCTTGACTCAGGCTATTTCCTGAAAGCAAATAAACCAAAGAAATAGC belongs to Argonema galeatum A003/A1 and includes:
- a CDS encoding UPF0182 family protein, yielding MFWKRIFQPIALLLGVWLSFDLLSHLVVEILWFEEVGYLSAFLLRLKTQVGLWAIASTVSAAFLLVNLAIARHFRHPEPEITNVAEIAESSLPGTIRLTWLLAIALGLSLLVGSMLLHYGQVALNFWHPDLTSPSVSPPLPPPFVPSSIWQILGLPSLQIWPLGVLGIIAIAIISRPDFCLNAIAALMSLSFGAVLSGHWDKVLQYIHPTVFNLSDPLFAKDISFYIFTLPAWELLEFWLAGLFLYSLVAISLVYLLSGNSLSQGIFIGFSQPQQRHLYGLGSAFMLSVALSYWLSRYELLYSTRGVSYGAGYTDVTTQLPVYTGLSFLALAIAISLLWQTVFWFQTKKQWFGKLNKFLPVFFIFCLFTFSLLLPPAVQRLIVQPNELAVERSYIQRSIALTRQAFGLEDIEVRTFDPQGQLNYKDIQANNLTINNIRLWDTRPLLQTNRQLQQIRLYYKFANADIDRYALKKDTDKRIVKEEDTEKRQVILAARELDYSAVPQQAQTWVNKHLIYTHGYGFTVSPVNTVGPGGLPDYFVNNISSPDATKDGGTLQTSSERIRASIPIKRPRIYYGEIANTYVIAPTKVKELDYPSGDENVYNTYDGRGGIAISSWWRRLLFAEYLRDWQMLLTSNFTPETKVLFRRDINQRIRTIAPFLRYDSDPYLVVANANLNNIDSSASTNYLYWIVDAYTTSDRYPYSDPGEDKFNYIRNSVKVVIDAYNGSVFFYIADLQDPIINSWKTIFPELLKPLSEMPVALVNHIRYPVDFYSIQSERLLTYHMTDPQVFYNREDQWQLPTEIYGNKPKLVEPYYLIMKLPTEATEEFILLLPFTPTQRPNLIAWLAARSDGENYGKLLLYQFPKQELVYGIEQIEALINQDPVISQQISLWNREGSRALQGNLLVIPIERSLLYVEPLYLEATENSLPILARVIVAYQNRIVMAETLEQALNAIFQEKKPSPAIVRPVQG
- a CDS encoding iron uptake porin, translated to MPKVSGNNIPFGSATLINILLIASITQVRESPASINEDLYPYSASFSGRDEDDKDGMVQASFVSPLLEVQLTDWVFQAWQSLTENYRYIRVYSDLRHWEDRVFTRYEFAARLNTRLEKIHESIALAGEGVTEDDLTTMRRLEDEFAAELGILRRGVDSLEAGTTRLEAPHFTGGFRF